The Sphingomonas sanguinis nucleotide sequence AGCGACGGGTGGACGAGTTCCGCGACGCGCACGATGCGGCGGAAGAAGCCGATGATGGCGAGGAGGAGCATCGGCATCGCCAACGCGCCGAGGAGCGGCTGGGCTATCTCCATGAAATGGCGTCGGCCACGCGTGAGGCAAGCAGCCGGTTGATCGAGGTGCTGACGCCCTGGGTCAATTATGTCGTTCTGCCGCTGTTCGCGCTGTCGAACGTGCGCATCCACATCTCGGGTGATCTGCTGTCGATGATCGGCGGCCCGCTGGTCATGGGCGTCGTGCTGGGACTGGTGGTCGGCAAGCCGTTGGGCTTCCTGATCTTTACCTGGGCAGCGAGTGCGATGGGTCTGGCCCGGCGGCCCGATCAGGTGACATGGCCGATGGTGGTGGGCGTCGGCGCGCTGGCCGGGATCGGCTTTACCATCTCGCTGTTCATCGCCGGACTGGCCTTTGGCGATGGCGAGATGCGCGAGGCGGCGTCGCTGGGGGTGCTGCTGGCCTCGGTGCTGGCGGCGGCGATCGGCTATGCGATCCTGCGCCACTGCGCGGAGCCTCGGCACGCGGCCGAGGCTCCGGCAGAGATTTAGGCGAGGGCGGCGTCCGCGCCCATCAGCGCGGGGAAGAAGCCCTCATGCGCGCGGCGCAGATCGTCGAGCGCCACGACGAAGTCGCCGTCCTCGCGCTCGAAGATCAGGCGGCTGCCCGCCGTGCGCCCGATGCGCTCGACCTCGACGCCCGCCTGGTGCGCGTTCGCCAGGAAGTCCATCAGCGCGGTGTCCTCGACCGTGGCGATGTACAGGCCCTGATCCTCGGCGAAGAGCTGGCGGCAGGCCTCTCCCGTTTCCGGGAACTGGATCAGCGCGCCGATATTGCCCGCCAGCGCCATCTCGGCGACCGTCACCGCAATGCCGCCGTCCGAGACATCGTGCACGGCGGTCAGGTGACCGGCGTTGATCGCCTCGCGGACCAGATCGCCGGTGCGGCGCTCGGCATCCAGATCGATCGACGGAGGCGGACCCGCGTCGCGGCCCTCGATGCCATGAACTTCGCGCAGCCACAGCGACTGGCCGATCTCGCCCTTGGGCGTGCCGATCAGGACGATGACGTCGCCGGTGCCCTTGAAGGCGACGGTCGCCGACTTGGACCAGTCCGCCATCAGGCCGACGCCGCCGATCGCAGGCGTCGGCAGGATCGCCGAGCCGCCGCCGGTCGCCTTCGACTCGTTATAGAGCGAGACGTTGCCTGACACGATCGGGTAATCCAACGCACGGCACGCCTGGCTCATGCCCTCGAGGCAACCGACGATCTGGCCCATGATCTCGGGGCGCTGCGGGTTGGCGAAGTTGAGGCAATTGGTGATGGCGAGCGGCTTGGCGCCGACCGCCGTGATGTTGCGCCACGTCTCGACCACGGCCTGCATGCCGCCGGTCACCGGATCGGCATAGCAATAGCGCGGGGTGCAGTCGGTGCTCATGGCGAGACCCTTCTGCGTGCCGTGGACGCGGACCACGGCGGCATCACCACCGGGGCGCTGCACCGTATCGCCGCCGACCATATGGTCATATTGTTCCCAGATCCACCGGCGGGAAGCGATGTCGGGCGAGCCCATCAGCTTGAGCAGGTCCGCCGCCGGGTCCGTGCAGCCCGGCGAGGTGATCGCGGCCGGAACCTGCGTGGGTACGTGCGGACGGTCGTAGAGCGGCGCGTCATCGGCGAGCGGGCCAAGCGGAATGTCGCACACGATCTCGCCCTTGTGGCGCAGGACCATGCGGCCGGTCTCGGTCACATGGCCGATGACCGCGAAGTCCAGCTCCCACTTGCGGAAGATGGCCTCTGCAAAATCCTCACGGCCGGGCTTCAGCACCATGAGCATCCGCTCCTGGCTCTCCGACAGCATCATCTCATACGCCGTCATGCCCTCTTCGCGCTGGGGCACGTCGTCCATGATGAGTTCGATGCCGACGCCACCCTTTGAGGCCATCTCGACCGACGACGAGGTCAGGCCCGCCGCGCCCATGTCCTGGATGGCGACGATCGCGTCCGACGCCATGAGTTCGAGGCAGGCCTCGATCAGCAGCTTCTCGGTGAAGGGGTCGCCGACCTGCACGGTCGGGCGCTTGGCGTCCGCATCCTCGCCGAAATCGGCCGAGGCCATGGTCGCGCCGTGGATACCGTCGCGGCCGGTCTTGGATCCGACATAGACGATCGGATTGCCGACGCCGCTGGCGGCCGAATAGAAGATCTTGTCCTGATCGGCGACGCCGACCGTCATCGCATTGACCAGGATGTTGCCGTCATAGGCCGGATGGAAGTTCACCTCGCCGCCGACCGTCGGCACGCCGACGCAGTTGCCGTAACCGCCGATGCCATGAACCACGCCCGAGATCAGGTGACGCATCTTGGGGTGGTCAGGCCGCCCGAAGCGCAGCGCGTTCAGGTTCGCGACCGGACGCGCGCCCATGGTGAATACGTCGCGCAGGATGCCGCCGACGCCCGTCGCCGCACCCTGATAGGGCTCGATATACGAGGGGTGGTTATGGCTCTCCATCTTGAAGATGGCGGCCTGGCCGTCGCCGATGTCGATGACGCCCGCATTCTCGCCCGGACCGCAAATGACCTGAGGCCCTTCGGTGGGCAGCTTCTTCAGGTGGATGCGGCTCGACTTGTAGCTGCAATGCTCGGACCACATCACCGAGAAGATGCCAAGCTCGACGAGGTTCGGCTCGCGGCCCAGCGCGGTCAGGACGCGCTGATATTCTTCTTCGGACAGGCCGTGGTCGGCGACGATCTGGGGCGTGATCTCGGTCATGGCCCGCGCCTTTAAC carries:
- the purL gene encoding phosphoribosylformylglycinamidine synthase subunit PurL, whose protein sequence is MTEITPQIVADHGLSEEEYQRVLTALGREPNLVELGIFSVMWSEHCSYKSSRIHLKKLPTEGPQVICGPGENAGVIDIGDGQAAIFKMESHNHPSYIEPYQGAATGVGGILRDVFTMGARPVANLNALRFGRPDHPKMRHLISGVVHGIGGYGNCVGVPTVGGEVNFHPAYDGNILVNAMTVGVADQDKIFYSAASGVGNPIVYVGSKTGRDGIHGATMASADFGEDADAKRPTVQVGDPFTEKLLIEACLELMASDAIVAIQDMGAAGLTSSSVEMASKGGVGIELIMDDVPQREEGMTAYEMMLSESQERMLMVLKPGREDFAEAIFRKWELDFAVIGHVTETGRMVLRHKGEIVCDIPLGPLADDAPLYDRPHVPTQVPAAITSPGCTDPAADLLKLMGSPDIASRRWIWEQYDHMVGGDTVQRPGGDAAVVRVHGTQKGLAMSTDCTPRYCYADPVTGGMQAVVETWRNITAVGAKPLAITNCLNFANPQRPEIMGQIVGCLEGMSQACRALDYPIVSGNVSLYNESKATGGGSAILPTPAIGGVGLMADWSKSATVAFKGTGDVIVLIGTPKGEIGQSLWLREVHGIEGRDAGPPPSIDLDAERRTGDLVREAINAGHLTAVHDVSDGGIAVTVAEMALAGNIGALIQFPETGEACRQLFAEDQGLYIATVEDTALMDFLANAHQAGVEVERIGRTAGSRLIFEREDGDFVVALDDLRRAHEGFFPALMGADAALA